One window from the genome of Actinoplanes teichomyceticus ATCC 31121 encodes:
- a CDS encoding urease accessory protein UreF, which translates to MSLATLLLLADGRLPAGAHAHSAGLEAQVAAGRVRSVADLDAFLRGKLATSGLVSAAFTAAACRDVTRCSALDAGLDARTPSPALRRASRAQGRALLRAGRAMWPIPAIGREPHQPVALGALAAGAGLTPGAAAVAAAHGTVTGPAGAAVRLLGLDPYAVHALLARLAPVCDRIAQAAAARSGDPVDDLPAAGAPLLDIGAEHHATWEVRLFAS; encoded by the coding sequence ATGAGCCTGGCGACGCTCCTGCTGCTCGCCGACGGGCGGCTGCCCGCCGGCGCGCACGCGCACTCGGCGGGGCTGGAGGCACAGGTGGCCGCCGGCCGGGTGCGCAGCGTGGCGGACCTGGACGCCTTCCTGCGCGGCAAGCTGGCCACCAGCGGGCTGGTGTCGGCCGCGTTCACCGCCGCGGCCTGCCGGGACGTCACCCGGTGCTCGGCGCTGGACGCCGGGCTCGACGCGCGGACGCCGTCCCCGGCGCTGCGCCGGGCGTCCCGGGCGCAGGGGCGCGCGCTGCTGCGGGCCGGACGGGCGATGTGGCCGATCCCCGCGATCGGCCGGGAGCCCCACCAGCCGGTCGCGCTGGGCGCGCTGGCGGCCGGGGCCGGGCTGACCCCGGGCGCGGCCGCGGTGGCGGCGGCGCACGGCACGGTCACCGGGCCGGCCGGCGCGGCGGTCCGGCTCCTCGGACTCGATCCGTACGCGGTGCACGCCCTGCTGGCGCGACTGGCGCCGGTTTGCGACCGGATCGCGCAGGCCGCGGCGGCCCGGTCCGGCGACCCGGTCGACGACCTGCCGGCCGCGGGAGCTCCCCTGCTCGACATCGGCGCCGAGCACCACGCCACCTGGGAGGTGCGTCTCTTTGCATCCTGA
- a CDS encoding urease subunit beta, with protein sequence MIPGEIVFGDGRITLNPGRATLTLTVRNTGDRPVQVGSHFHFAESNPALEFDRAAAWGHRLAIPAGTSVRFEPGMPRDIVLVPLAGDRVVPGLRGLAGGTLDVPPPPAEPDPTDIEPAGSLDEDTGEAGGDSFGSPR encoded by the coding sequence ATGATCCCGGGCGAGATCGTCTTCGGCGACGGCCGGATCACCCTCAACCCCGGCCGGGCCACGCTGACGCTGACCGTGCGCAACACCGGCGACCGGCCGGTCCAGGTCGGCTCGCACTTCCACTTCGCCGAGTCGAACCCGGCCCTGGAGTTCGACCGGGCCGCCGCCTGGGGCCACCGGCTGGCCATCCCGGCCGGCACCTCGGTCCGCTTCGAGCCGGGAATGCCCCGCGACATCGTGCTGGTGCCGCTGGCCGGCGACCGCGTGGTGCCGGGGCTGCGCGGGCTCGCCGGCGGGACACTGGACGTCCCGCCGCCCCCGGCCGAGCCCGATCCGACCGATATCGAGCCCGCCGGCTCCCTGGACGAGGACACCGGCGAGGCGGGCGGCGACAGCTTCGGGAGCCCCCGGTGA
- a CDS encoding urease subunit gamma: protein MFLSRHEQERLLIHVAADVAQKRRDRGLRLNHPEATAIITAFLLEGARDGRTVEDLMDAGRRVLTRGDVLPGVPEMLAEVQVEATFPDGTKLVTVHGPIS, encoded by the coding sequence TTGTTCCTCAGCCGACATGAGCAGGAACGGCTGCTCATCCACGTGGCGGCCGACGTCGCCCAGAAACGGCGCGACCGCGGCCTCCGGCTCAACCATCCGGAAGCGACCGCGATCATCACGGCCTTCCTGCTGGAGGGGGCACGCGACGGGCGTACGGTCGAGGACCTGATGGACGCCGGCCGGCGCGTGCTGACCCGCGGCGACGTGCTGCCCGGCGTCCCGGAGATGCTGGCCGAGGTGCAGGTGGAAGCCACCTTCCCGGACGGCACCAAGCTGGTCACCGTGCACGGGCCGATCTCATGA
- a CDS encoding sigma-70 family RNA polymerase sigma factor translates to MTATTELPAAIGITHDAPSARDIEDLIREHMPMVGHLVRELLNRVPGHVHADDLSSAGFAALLGAARSFDVTRGIPFHRFAAVRIRGALLDELRGQDWASRSVRARARRAASARQELTAALGRTPSDAEVAEMLGIGLSELASVEDDVQKASLLSLQGFPTGAAEEMVPELSEGPEDLLLKRERLGYLHQAIQALPERLRQVVEESFLQEQPLSEVAARLGVTESRISQLRTEALRLLREGLNSSLAPELLTVAAGGPRTRKGCLQRRRSEYFAKVQQQGNLHTRLALTDSHGVPIAVAA, encoded by the coding sequence GTGACCGCCACGACCGAGCTCCCCGCCGCCATCGGCATCACCCATGACGCGCCCTCCGCGCGCGACATCGAGGACCTGATCCGCGAACACATGCCGATGGTTGGCCATCTGGTCCGGGAACTGCTCAACCGGGTACCCGGCCACGTCCACGCAGATGACCTCTCGTCAGCCGGCTTTGCGGCGTTGCTCGGAGCGGCTCGTTCCTTCGACGTGACCCGTGGCATCCCGTTCCACCGCTTCGCCGCCGTGCGGATCCGCGGCGCGCTGCTGGACGAACTCCGTGGCCAGGACTGGGCCAGCCGATCGGTGCGGGCACGAGCACGGCGCGCGGCCAGCGCCCGCCAGGAACTCACCGCCGCCCTCGGGCGGACCCCCAGTGACGCCGAGGTCGCCGAGATGCTCGGGATCGGGCTCTCCGAGCTGGCCAGCGTCGAGGACGACGTACAGAAGGCCTCGTTGCTGAGCCTGCAGGGCTTCCCCACCGGGGCGGCCGAGGAGATGGTGCCGGAGCTGTCCGAGGGGCCGGAGGATCTGCTGCTCAAGCGGGAGCGGCTGGGCTACCTGCACCAGGCCATCCAGGCGCTGCCCGAGCGGCTGCGCCAGGTCGTCGAGGAGTCGTTCCTGCAGGAACAGCCGCTCAGCGAGGTGGCGGCCCGGCTCGGGGTGACCGAGTCCCGGATCTCCCAGCTGCGCACCGAGGCGCTGCGCCTGCTCCGGGAGGGCTTGAACAGCTCGCTCGCGCCGGAGCTGCTGACCGTCGCGGCGGGTGGCCCGCGCACCCGCAAGGGCTGCCTGCAACGGCGCCGCAGCGAGTACTTCGCGAAGGTTCAGCAGCAGGGCAATCTGCACACCCGGCTGGCACTGACCGACAGCCACGGCGTCCCGATCGCGGTCGCCGCCTGA
- a CDS encoding urease accessory protein UreD, with translation MRAQARVVAEADGAGGTRLAVLRGQAPLLLRRTGPPAGDRVAVHLVGGAAGPLRGDELSLRIEVGPGARLSLFSVAAQLALPGRPAPASRLTVEATVAAGGTLRWLPQPLIAAAGCDHVAVTRVAVAAGGSLLWRDDLVCGRHGEVAGDFVADTLISYAGRALYRHELAVGPRAAGWAGPAVLGGGRAVGTLVAAGPDLAGFGATPPAGPDAAVMPLAGPGVLATAVGPDIRTVQAALDPLCRRR, from the coding sequence GTGCGAGCGCAAGCGCGCGTGGTCGCGGAAGCGGACGGGGCCGGCGGGACGCGGCTGGCGGTGCTGCGCGGGCAGGCGCCGCTGCTGTTGCGGCGCACCGGGCCACCGGCCGGCGACCGGGTGGCGGTGCACCTGGTCGGCGGGGCGGCCGGGCCGCTGCGCGGCGACGAGCTGTCGTTGCGCATCGAGGTGGGTCCGGGCGCTCGGCTGTCGCTGTTCAGCGTGGCGGCGCAGCTGGCGCTGCCCGGACGACCGGCTCCCGCCTCGCGGCTGACGGTCGAGGCGACCGTCGCGGCGGGCGGGACGCTGCGGTGGCTGCCGCAGCCGCTGATCGCCGCCGCCGGATGCGATCACGTCGCGGTGACCCGGGTCGCGGTGGCGGCCGGCGGGTCGCTGCTGTGGCGCGACGACCTGGTCTGCGGCCGGCACGGCGAGGTCGCCGGCGACTTCGTCGCGGACACCCTGATCTCGTACGCCGGGCGCGCCCTGTACCGGCACGAGTTGGCGGTGGGCCCGCGGGCGGCGGGCTGGGCCGGTCCCGCGGTGCTCGGCGGCGGACGCGCGGTGGGCACGCTGGTGGCGGCCGGACCGGATCTGGCCGGCTTCGGCGCGACGCCCCCGGCCGGTCCGGACGCCGCGGTGATGCCGCTGGCCGGGCCGGGGGTGCTGGCCACGGCGGTCGGGCCGGACATCCGTACGGTGCAGGCGGCGCTGGATCCGCTCTGCCGCCGCCGGTGA
- the ureG gene encoding urease accessory protein UreG produces the protein MHPEPHTPGPAGAGHTHPDPGIDPHPPLPSTGGRPRALRIGIGGPVGSGKTALVAALCRALGEQLRLAVVTNDIYTTEDADFLLRNGVLPAERIRAVETGCCPHTAIRDDISANLDAVEDLESSLGPLDLVLVESGGDNLTATFSKGLIDRQIFVVDVSGGDKVPRKGGPGVTTADLLVINKTDLAPLVGADLSVMDRDARARRHGLPTVFLSLARDRAATPVAEWIRGLVAARATG, from the coding sequence TTGCATCCTGAACCGCACACACCCGGCCCCGCCGGGGCCGGGCACACCCATCCGGATCCGGGCATCGACCCGCACCCGCCGCTGCCCTCGACCGGCGGCCGGCCGCGGGCGCTGCGCATCGGCATCGGCGGACCGGTCGGCTCCGGCAAGACCGCGCTGGTCGCGGCGCTGTGCCGGGCGCTGGGCGAGCAGCTGCGGCTGGCCGTGGTGACCAATGACATCTACACCACCGAGGACGCGGACTTCCTGCTGCGCAACGGGGTGCTCCCGGCGGAGCGGATCCGGGCGGTGGAGACCGGCTGCTGCCCGCACACCGCGATCCGCGACGACATCTCCGCGAACCTGGACGCCGTCGAGGACCTGGAGTCCTCGCTCGGCCCGCTGGATCTGGTGCTGGTGGAGAGCGGCGGGGACAACCTGACCGCGACCTTCAGCAAGGGCCTGATCGACCGGCAGATCTTCGTGGTGGACGTGTCCGGCGGGGACAAGGTGCCGCGCAAGGGCGGCCCCGGGGTGACCACGGCCGACCTGCTCGTGATCAACAAGACCGACCTGGCGCCGTTGGTCGGCGCGGACCTGTCGGTGATGGACCGGGACGCCCGGGCCCGCCGGCACGGGCTGCCGACGGTGTTCCTGTCGCTGGCGCGGGACCGGGCCGCGACCCCGGTCGCCGAGTGGATCCGCGGTCTGGTCGCGGCCCGCGCCACCGGCTGA
- a CDS encoding urease subunit alpha, with amino-acid sequence MTHLERSRYAALYGPTAGDRIRLADTDLLIEIEEDRSAGPQPGDEVVFGGGKVIRESMGQSRASRAAGVPDTVITGVVVLDHWGVVKADVGIRDGRIAAIGKAGNPDTMDGVHPDLVIGASTEIIAGNGRILTAGAIDSHVHLISPTVLDTAIASGVTTIIGGGTGPAEGTRATTITPGAWHLARMLEAIDPFPVNVLLLGKGNTMSEEAMWEQLRGGAGGFKLHEDWGTTPAAIDACLRVCEASGVQAAIHTDTLNEAGFVEETVRAIGGRSIHAYHTEGAGGGHAPDIITVASHPNVLPSSTNPTRPYTRNTLAEHLDMLMVCHHLNSAVPEDLAFAESRIRPSTMAAEDVLHDLGAISMIGSDSQAMGRAGEVIMRTWQTAHVMKSRRGALPGDGAADNNRARRYVAKYTICPAVAHGVAGQVGSVEAGKLADLVLWDPAFFGVRPALVLKGGMIAYAQMGDANASIPTPQPMLPRPMFGAQGIVPAHTSLAFVAPAAIDALLSDRIGVRRALVPVGDTRSVGKADMPLNDAMPRIEVRADTFEVRIDGAVVEPEPVTELPMAQRYFLF; translated from the coding sequence GTGACCCATCTGGAGCGCAGCCGGTACGCGGCTCTCTACGGACCCACCGCCGGCGACCGGATCCGGCTGGCCGACACCGACCTGCTGATCGAGATCGAGGAGGACCGCAGCGCCGGGCCCCAGCCCGGTGACGAGGTGGTCTTCGGCGGCGGCAAGGTGATCCGCGAATCGATGGGCCAGTCCCGGGCCAGCCGCGCCGCCGGCGTGCCGGACACCGTGATCACCGGCGTGGTGGTGCTCGACCACTGGGGTGTCGTCAAGGCCGACGTCGGCATCCGCGACGGCCGGATCGCCGCGATCGGCAAGGCCGGCAACCCGGACACCATGGACGGGGTGCACCCGGACCTGGTGATCGGCGCGAGCACCGAGATCATCGCGGGCAACGGCAGAATCCTGACCGCCGGGGCGATCGACAGCCACGTGCACCTGATCAGTCCGACCGTCCTGGACACCGCGATCGCCTCCGGCGTCACCACGATCATCGGCGGTGGCACCGGTCCGGCCGAGGGCACCCGGGCCACCACGATCACCCCGGGCGCGTGGCACCTCGCCCGGATGCTGGAGGCCATCGACCCCTTCCCGGTCAACGTGCTGCTGCTCGGCAAGGGCAACACGATGTCCGAGGAGGCGATGTGGGAGCAGCTGCGCGGCGGCGCGGGCGGCTTCAAACTGCACGAGGACTGGGGCACCACGCCGGCCGCGATCGACGCCTGCCTGCGGGTGTGCGAGGCGTCCGGGGTGCAGGCCGCGATCCACACCGACACGCTGAACGAGGCCGGCTTCGTCGAGGAGACGGTCCGGGCGATCGGCGGCCGCTCGATCCACGCGTACCACACCGAGGGCGCCGGGGGCGGGCACGCGCCGGACATCATCACCGTCGCGTCGCACCCCAACGTGCTGCCGTCGTCGACGAACCCGACCCGGCCGTACACCCGCAACACGCTCGCCGAGCACCTCGACATGCTGATGGTGTGCCACCACCTGAACTCGGCGGTGCCGGAGGACCTGGCCTTCGCCGAGAGCCGGATCCGGCCGTCCACGATGGCGGCCGAGGACGTGCTGCACGACCTCGGCGCGATCTCCATGATCGGGTCGGACTCGCAGGCGATGGGGCGGGCCGGCGAGGTGATCATGCGTACCTGGCAGACCGCGCACGTGATGAAGTCCCGCCGCGGCGCGCTGCCCGGCGACGGGGCGGCCGACAACAACCGGGCCAGAAGGTACGTCGCCAAGTACACGATCTGCCCCGCCGTCGCGCACGGGGTGGCCGGGCAGGTCGGCTCGGTCGAGGCGGGCAAGCTCGCCGATCTGGTGCTGTGGGATCCGGCGTTCTTCGGGGTACGGCCGGCGCTGGTGCTCAAGGGCGGGATGATCGCGTACGCCCAGATGGGCGACGCGAACGCGTCGATCCCGACCCCGCAGCCGATGCTGCCGCGCCCGATGTTCGGCGCCCAGGGGATCGTCCCGGCGCACACCTCGCTCGCCTTCGTCGCCCCGGCCGCCATCGACGCGCTGCTCAGCGACCGGATCGGGGTCCGGCGGGCGCTGGTCCCGGTCGGTGACACCCGGTCGGTCGGCAAGGCGGACATGCCGCTCAACGACGCCATGCCTCGCATCGAGGTCCGGGCGGACACCTTCGAGGTGCGGATCGACGGCGCGGTCGTCGAACCCGAACCGGTGACCGAGCTGCCCATGGCCCAGCGGTACTTCCTCTTCTGA